DNA sequence from the Sphingobacteriales bacterium genome:
GCAGGTTCAACGTGTCAAGGTTGGCGATTTTATACAAGGCCCTTCCTGCCCCCGCCATTTCGCCTTCCATTGCATACTTGGTCAGTACGGTTCCGTTGACGGGGTTGATGATGCTTCCTTTGCTGATTTGGTTTTCTATCAGCTTCACGGATTTCTCCATCGGGTTTTTTTCACTCAGGATCGCCCTGTTCTGCGTGGATACATTGGAAGTGTATACAGCAATCTGCTGTCTGGTGACGACAATCTGTTTTTGCAGTTCTTCCACTTTGGCATTCATGTCGTCGTATTGTTTTTTGGTAGCAGCATCTGCCTTCAGCAGTCGTGCAATGCGTTCCCGCTCGCCCTGCAGGTATTTCAGGTTGGTTTCCTGTACCGCCAGCTGGTCCTTGATGAGCTGCAGCTGCGGATGGGGATTGCTCGTTTTATTCGGCAATATGGAAATGGTGGACTGTACCTGCTCTTTCTGGTATTGAAAATTTGATATATCGATTTGACCGACATTCATGCCTTTCTGCAGCACATCGCCTTCGTGCACGTTGAGGGAAAGAATCTTGCCGGG
Encoded proteins:
- a CDS encoding HlyD family efflux transporter periplasmic adaptor subunit; translated protein: MKQLFFITGTLVLFASCQLGNHKPDASGVFESDEVIVSAEQPGKILSLNVHEGDVLQKGMNVGQIDISNFQYQKEQVQSTISILPNKTSNPHPQLQLIKDQLAVQETNLKYLQGERERIARLLKADAATKKQYDDMNAKVEELQKQIVVTRQQIAVYTSNVSTQNRAILSEKNPMEKSVKLIENQISKGSIINPVNGTVLTKYAMEGEMAGAGRALYKIANLDTLNLRAYITGSQLNAVKLGQNITVQIDNGEKGYKSYPGTITWISDRSEFTPKTIQTKDERANLVYAIKIRVKNDGYIKLGMYGEVKF